In the Primulina eburnea isolate SZY01 unplaced genomic scaffold, ASM2296580v1 ctg739_ERROPOS11973397, whole genome shotgun sequence genome, one interval contains:
- the LOC140822021 gene encoding clustered mitochondria protein-like isoform X2: MAGKSNRGRNRKGSAEPPSSNPPSNDSPRDTHANGDASSNESTELKSEVKDKGIASHQHPSKQAEVHLYPVSVKTQGGEKLELQLSPGDSVMDVRQFLLDAPETCFCTCYDLLLHTKDGSVQHLEDYNEICEVADITSGSCFLEMVPALYDDRSVRAHVHRTRELISLSTLHSSLSTTLALQHEIGKNAYGKSDVAKAEVPELDNLGFMDVGSGSLINLLSSSSKEIKCVESIVFSSLNPPPSYRRLSGDLIYLDMVTLEGNKYCITGTTKAFYVNSSLGNVLDPRPNKSAFEATTLVGLLQKISPKFKKAFREILEQKASAHPFENVQSLLQPNSWIGSYPVPDHKRDGARAENSLTLSFGSELIGMQRDWNEELQSCREFPHATHQERILRDRALYKVTSDFVDAATSGAIGVISRCIPPINPTDPDCFHMYVHNNIFFSFAVDADLEQLSRKQSSEDNSKTDNVASIQSSSEKKYNNVPQGASRFSDADESVVCDTENNNDINALSPDMPAEAQLAESEQATYASANNDLRGTKAYQEADVPGLYNLAMAIIDYRGHRVVAQSVLPGILQGDKSESLLYGSVDNGKKICWSEDFHSKVLEAAKRLHLKENTVLDGSGKVFKLAAPVECKGIVGSDDRDMPHLWDLCSTEIVVRSAKHIIKDILRDTEDHDLGHAMSHFFNCFCGTVQSAPAKGVANNTPPKNQKKDHIGHHVSGKSPKAQTKFRAYARKKQSSYLSITSESLWFDIQEFSKLKYQFELPKDARLRVRKISVLRNLCQKVGITLAAHKFDLDSPTPFQVADILNLQPVMKHSIPVCSEAKELVETGKIQLAEGMLSEAYTLFSEAFAILQQVTGPMHREVANCCRYLAMVLYHAGDMAGAIMQQHKELIINERCLGLDHPDTAHSYGNMALFYHGLNQTELALRHMSRALLLLGLSSGPDHPDVAATFINVAMMYQDIGKMDTALRYLQEALKKNERLLGEEHIQTAVCYHALAIAFNCMGAFKLSHQHEKKTYDILVKQLGEDDSRTRDSQNWMNTFKMREAQMTAQKQKGQALNAASAQKAIDILKAHPDLIHAFQAAAGGNGAAANKSFNSAIIGEALPRGRGVDERAARAAAEARKKAAARGLLTRPHGVPVQALPPLNQFLNIINSGTTPDAVGNNAPDGEKKDANSNVINGKPDSKENLLKPGQQDQAPPVGLGSGLAALDAKKQKSKAKASS; the protein is encoded by the exons ATGGCCGGAAAGTCGAATAGGGGGAGGAATCGCAAAGGGTCAGCTGAGCCCCCTTCTTCCAACCCCCCCTCGAATGATAGTCCAAGGGACACACATGCTAATGGTGATGCAAGCTCAAATGAATCAACTGAACTGAAGTCCGAGGTAAAGGATAAAGGAATTGCGTCCCACCAGCATCCATCAAAACAAG CTGAAGTTCATCTTTATCCCGTTTCTGTTAAAACACAAGGAGGCGAGAAGCTTGAGCTGCAA TTAAGTCCAGGAGATTCTGTGATGGATGTGAGGCAATTTCTTCTCGATGCTCCTGAGACATGTTTCTGTACTTGCTATGATTTGCTTTTGCATACAAAGGATGGTTCTGTTCAGCATCTAGAAGATTATAATGAAATATGTGAAGTGGCTGATATTACTAGTGGGAGCTGTTTTTTGGAGATGGTTCCTG CATTATATGATGATCGATCTGTCAGAGCACATGTTCATCGAACTAGAGAATTGATTTCTCTTTCGACTCTGCACTCCTCTTTATCCACCACTCTTGCTCTACAACATGAGATAGGCAAAAATGCATATGGAAAATCAG ATGTTGCGAAAGCTGAGGTGCCCGAACTTGATaatttgggttttatggatgTTGGTTCTGGTTCCCTAATTAACCTTTTGTCGTCATCTTCTAAAGAGATTAAATGCGTGGAAAGTATTGTTTTCTCATCATTGAATCCTCCTCCAAGCTACAGAAG GCTTTCTGGAGACTTGATTTATTTGGACATGGTAACTTTGGAAGGAAACAAATACTGTATTACTGGAACAACGAAAGCTTTCTACGTTAACTCCAGCCTTGGGAATGTACTTGATCCAAGGCCTAACAAATCTGCTTTTGAGGCAACAACACTTGTTGGTCTTTTGCAAAAGATAAGCCCTAAATTCAAGAAAG CTTTTCGCGAAATTTTGGAGCAGAAGGCCTCCGCACATCCCTTTGAAAATGTTCAATCTCTATTACAACCAAATTCGTGGATTGGCTCGTATCCTGTTCCTG ATCACAAGCGCGATGGAGCTAGGGCTGAAAATTCTCTTACCCTTTCTTTTGGAAGTGAGTTAATTGGCATGCAAAGAGATTGGAATGAAGAGTTACAGTCTTGTCGAGAGTTCCCCCATGCTACACATCAGGAAAG GATTCTAAGAGATAGGGCTCTCTACAAAGTGACATCAGACTTTGTTGACGCTGCTACTAGTGGTGCTATTGGGGTGATTAGCAGATGTATTCCACCTATTAATCCAACTGATCCAGACTGCTTCCATAT GTATGTTCACaacaacatattcttcagtttCGCGGTTGATGCGGATCTTGAACAACTGTCCCGGAAGCAGTCATCTGAAGATAACTCTAAAACTGACAACGTAGCCTCAATACAGAGCTCTTCTGAGAAGAAATATAACAATGTGCCCCAAGGAGCTTCTAGATTTTCTGATGCAGATGAGTCTGTTGTCTGCGATACAGAAAATAATAATGACATCAATGCCTTATCCCCTGATATGCCTGCAGAGGCCCAGTTAGCTGAAAGCGAACAGGCCACATATGCAAGTGCTAACAATGACTTGAGAGGCACCAAGGCTTACCAAGAAGCTGATGTTCCGGGGTTGTACAATCTTGCTATGGCAATAATTGATTACCGAGGTCATAGAGTTGTAGCACAG AGTGTCTTGCCGGGAATTCTTCAAGGCGACAAATCTGAATCCCTTTTGTATGGTTCTGTTGACAATGGCAAGAAAATATGCTGGAGTGAAGATTTTCATTCCAAG gTACTAGAAGCTGCCAAACGTCTTCATCTGAAGGAGAATACTGTGCTGGATGGATCTGGTAAAGTTTTCAAGCTAGCTGCTCCTGTTGAGTGTAAAGGAATAGTTGGTAGCGATGACAG AGACATGCCTCACCTATGGGATCTTTGTTCTACTGAGATTGTTGTCAGATCTGCTAAGCATATTATCAAG GACATCCTAAGAGACACAGAGGATCACGATCTTGGGCATGCAATGTCACATTTTTTCAACTGTTTTTGTGGAACTGTCCAGTCTGCCCCTGCTAAAGGCGTTGCAAATAATACACCTCCCAAAAACCAGAAGAAG GATCATATAGGGCATCATGTATCTGGTAAGTCGCCTAAGGCACAAACCAAGTTTAGAGCATATGCGAGGAAGAAACAGTCCTCATATTTGAGTATCACCTCTGAAAGTTTGTGGTTTGACATCCAGGAAttttcaaaactcaaatatcag TTCGAGTTGCCAAAAGATGCAAGGCTGAGGGTGAGGAAAATTTCCGTACTACGAAATCTTTGCCAaaag GTCGGAATTACCCTTGCTGCTCACAAGTTTGATCTGGATTCCCCAACGCCTTTCCAAGTTGCAGATATATTGAATCTACAACCTGTGATGAAGCATTCCATTCCAGTTTGTTCAGAAGCCAAGGAACTCGTTGAGACAGGAAAGATTCAATTAGCAGAG GGAATGCTTAGCGAGGCATACACTCTATTTTCTGAGGCGTTTGCTATACTCCAGCAG GTTACTGGTCCGATGCATCGAGAGGTTGCTAATTGTTGCCG CTACTTGGCCATGGTTTTATATCACGCTGGAGATATGGCTGGAGCCATCATGCAACAGCACAAGGAACTAATTATTAATGAACGTTGCCTTGGACTGGACCATCCTGATACTGCTCACAG TTATGGGAATATGGCTCTGTTTTACCATGGTCTCAACCAGACAGAGCTTGCGTTGCGCCATATGTCAAGGGCATTGCTCCTCTTAGGTTTATCATCTGGCCCAGATCACCCTGACGTTGCTGCTACTTTTATAAATGTCGCAATGATGTATCAAGATATTGGAAAGATGGACACTGCCCTTCGATACTTGCAAGAAGCCTTAAAAAAGAATGAAAGACTGCTAGGAGAGGAGCATATTCAAACCGCTGTGTGTTATCATGCTTTGGCAATTGCATTTAACTGCATGGGTGCCTTCAAACTTTCTCACCAG CATGAAAAGAAAACATATGATATTCTTGTGAAACAACTTGGAGAGGACGACTCCAGAACACGGGATTCTCAGAACTGGATGAATACATTCAAGATGCGTGAGGCTCAG ATGACTGCACAAAAGCAGAAAGGTCAGGCTTTGAATGCTGCCTCTGCTCAAAAGGCTATTGATATTCTAAAG GCTCATCCAGACCTGATACACGCATTTCAAGCGGCTGCTGGTGGCAATGGTGCCGCTGCAAACAAATCATTCAACAGTGCCATCATCGGAGAAGCCCTCCCACGAGGCAGGGGTGTTGATGAAAGAGCAGCTCGAGCTGCTGCAGAAGCACGAAAGAAAGCAGCTGCCAGAGGTCTTTTGACTCGCCCTCATGGAGTTCCTGTCCAAGCTTTACCACCACTCAATCAGTTCCTCAACATTATAAATTCAGGGACGACCCCTGATGCTGTAGGCAATAATGCACCAGATGGGGAAAAGAAAGACGCCAACTCTAACGTTATAAACGGAAAGCCAGATTCCAAAGAGAATTTATTGAAACCAGGTCAACAAGACCAGGCTCCACCAGTTGGGTTAGGATCAGGGTTGGCTGCTTTGGATGCCAAGAAGCAGAAATCTAAAGCCAAAGCCTCATCTTGA
- the LOC140822021 gene encoding clustered mitochondria protein-like isoform X1, with protein sequence MAGKSNRGRNRKGSAEPPSSNPPSNDSPRDTHANGDASSNESTELKSEVKDKGIASHQHPSKQAEVHLYPVSVKTQGGEKLELQLSPGDSVMDVRQFLLDAPETCFCTCYDLLLHTKDGSVQHLEDYNEICEVADITSGSCFLEMVPALYDDRSVRAHVHRTRELISLSTLHSSLSTTLALQHEIGKNAYGKSDVAKAEVPELDNLGFMDVGSGSLINLLSSSSKEIKCVESIVFSSLNPPPSYRRLSGDLIYLDMVTLEGNKYCITGTTKAFYVNSSLGNVLDPRPNKSAFEATTLVGLLQKISPKFKKAFREILEQKASAHPFENVQSLLQPNSWIGSYPVPDHKRDGARAENSLTLSFGSELIGMQRDWNEELQSCREFPHATHQERILRDRALYKVTSDFVDAATSGAIGVISRCIPPINPTDPDCFHMYVHNNIFFSFAVDADLEQLSRKQSSEDNSKTDNVASIQSSSEKKYNNVPQGASRFSDADESVVCDTENNNDINALSPDMPAEAQLAESEQATYASANNDLRGTKAYQEADVPGLYNLAMAIIDYRGHRVVAQSVLPGILQGDKSESLLYGSVDNGKKICWSEDFHSKVLEAAKRLHLKENTVLDGSGKVFKLAAPVECKGIVGSDDRHYLLDLMRVTPRDANYMGPGSRFCILRPELITAFCQAEAAENSECGVECEETTVASEESSISNAEEVNKAKESATSNSDTQVVENGAKKHFQEIGSQSESKDAKSEILFNPNVFTEFKLAGTQEEITADEEHVRKASLHLKDVVLPKFIQDLRTLEVSPMDGQTLTEALHAHGINVRYIGKVAEGTRDMPHLWDLCSTEIVVRSAKHIIKDILRDTEDHDLGHAMSHFFNCFCGTVQSAPAKGVANNTPPKNQKKDHIGHHVSGKSPKAQTKFRAYARKKQSSYLSITSESLWFDIQEFSKLKYQFELPKDARLRVRKISVLRNLCQKVGITLAAHKFDLDSPTPFQVADILNLQPVMKHSIPVCSEAKELVETGKIQLAEGMLSEAYTLFSEAFAILQQVTGPMHREVANCCRYLAMVLYHAGDMAGAIMQQHKELIINERCLGLDHPDTAHSYGNMALFYHGLNQTELALRHMSRALLLLGLSSGPDHPDVAATFINVAMMYQDIGKMDTALRYLQEALKKNERLLGEEHIQTAVCYHALAIAFNCMGAFKLSHQHEKKTYDILVKQLGEDDSRTRDSQNWMNTFKMREAQMTAQKQKGQALNAASAQKAIDILKAHPDLIHAFQAAAGGNGAAANKSFNSAIIGEALPRGRGVDERAARAAAEARKKAAARGLLTRPHGVPVQALPPLNQFLNIINSGTTPDAVGNNAPDGEKKDANSNVINGKPDSKENLLKPGQQDQAPPVGLGSGLAALDAKKQKSKAKASS encoded by the exons ATGGCCGGAAAGTCGAATAGGGGGAGGAATCGCAAAGGGTCAGCTGAGCCCCCTTCTTCCAACCCCCCCTCGAATGATAGTCCAAGGGACACACATGCTAATGGTGATGCAAGCTCAAATGAATCAACTGAACTGAAGTCCGAGGTAAAGGATAAAGGAATTGCGTCCCACCAGCATCCATCAAAACAAG CTGAAGTTCATCTTTATCCCGTTTCTGTTAAAACACAAGGAGGCGAGAAGCTTGAGCTGCAA TTAAGTCCAGGAGATTCTGTGATGGATGTGAGGCAATTTCTTCTCGATGCTCCTGAGACATGTTTCTGTACTTGCTATGATTTGCTTTTGCATACAAAGGATGGTTCTGTTCAGCATCTAGAAGATTATAATGAAATATGTGAAGTGGCTGATATTACTAGTGGGAGCTGTTTTTTGGAGATGGTTCCTG CATTATATGATGATCGATCTGTCAGAGCACATGTTCATCGAACTAGAGAATTGATTTCTCTTTCGACTCTGCACTCCTCTTTATCCACCACTCTTGCTCTACAACATGAGATAGGCAAAAATGCATATGGAAAATCAG ATGTTGCGAAAGCTGAGGTGCCCGAACTTGATaatttgggttttatggatgTTGGTTCTGGTTCCCTAATTAACCTTTTGTCGTCATCTTCTAAAGAGATTAAATGCGTGGAAAGTATTGTTTTCTCATCATTGAATCCTCCTCCAAGCTACAGAAG GCTTTCTGGAGACTTGATTTATTTGGACATGGTAACTTTGGAAGGAAACAAATACTGTATTACTGGAACAACGAAAGCTTTCTACGTTAACTCCAGCCTTGGGAATGTACTTGATCCAAGGCCTAACAAATCTGCTTTTGAGGCAACAACACTTGTTGGTCTTTTGCAAAAGATAAGCCCTAAATTCAAGAAAG CTTTTCGCGAAATTTTGGAGCAGAAGGCCTCCGCACATCCCTTTGAAAATGTTCAATCTCTATTACAACCAAATTCGTGGATTGGCTCGTATCCTGTTCCTG ATCACAAGCGCGATGGAGCTAGGGCTGAAAATTCTCTTACCCTTTCTTTTGGAAGTGAGTTAATTGGCATGCAAAGAGATTGGAATGAAGAGTTACAGTCTTGTCGAGAGTTCCCCCATGCTACACATCAGGAAAG GATTCTAAGAGATAGGGCTCTCTACAAAGTGACATCAGACTTTGTTGACGCTGCTACTAGTGGTGCTATTGGGGTGATTAGCAGATGTATTCCACCTATTAATCCAACTGATCCAGACTGCTTCCATAT GTATGTTCACaacaacatattcttcagtttCGCGGTTGATGCGGATCTTGAACAACTGTCCCGGAAGCAGTCATCTGAAGATAACTCTAAAACTGACAACGTAGCCTCAATACAGAGCTCTTCTGAGAAGAAATATAACAATGTGCCCCAAGGAGCTTCTAGATTTTCTGATGCAGATGAGTCTGTTGTCTGCGATACAGAAAATAATAATGACATCAATGCCTTATCCCCTGATATGCCTGCAGAGGCCCAGTTAGCTGAAAGCGAACAGGCCACATATGCAAGTGCTAACAATGACTTGAGAGGCACCAAGGCTTACCAAGAAGCTGATGTTCCGGGGTTGTACAATCTTGCTATGGCAATAATTGATTACCGAGGTCATAGAGTTGTAGCACAG AGTGTCTTGCCGGGAATTCTTCAAGGCGACAAATCTGAATCCCTTTTGTATGGTTCTGTTGACAATGGCAAGAAAATATGCTGGAGTGAAGATTTTCATTCCAAG gTACTAGAAGCTGCCAAACGTCTTCATCTGAAGGAGAATACTGTGCTGGATGGATCTGGTAAAGTTTTCAAGCTAGCTGCTCCTGTTGAGTGTAAAGGAATAGTTGGTAGCGATGACAG ACATTATCTTTTGGACTTGATGAGAGTCACACCTCGTGATGCCAATTATATGGGGCCAGGTTCCAGATTTTGTATTTTGAGACCTGAACTGATAACTGCATTTTGCCAG GCTGAAGCGGCTGAAAATTCTGAATGTGGGGTTGAATGTGAAGAGACTACTGTTGCCTCTGAAGAATCAAGCATTAGTAATGCTGAAGAAGTGAATAAAGCCAAGGAAAGTGCAACATCAAATAGTGACACACAA GTTGTGGAAAATGGTGCAAAGAAACACTTTCAAGAAATTGGTTCTCAATCTGAAAGTAAAGATGCAAAAAGTGAGATATTATTCAACCCAAATGTTTTTACTGAATTTAAGCTCGCTGGGACTCAAGAG GAGATCACTGCAGATGAGGAACATGTGCGGAAAGCAAGTTTACATCTTAAAGATGTTGTACTACCTAAATTCATACAAGATCTTCGTACCCTTGAGGTTTCACCAATGGATGGGCAGACTTTAACTGAAGCTCTTCATGCCCACGGGATCAACGTTCGTTACATCGGAAAA GTTGCTGAAGGGACCAGAGACATGCCTCACCTATGGGATCTTTGTTCTACTGAGATTGTTGTCAGATCTGCTAAGCATATTATCAAG GACATCCTAAGAGACACAGAGGATCACGATCTTGGGCATGCAATGTCACATTTTTTCAACTGTTTTTGTGGAACTGTCCAGTCTGCCCCTGCTAAAGGCGTTGCAAATAATACACCTCCCAAAAACCAGAAGAAG GATCATATAGGGCATCATGTATCTGGTAAGTCGCCTAAGGCACAAACCAAGTTTAGAGCATATGCGAGGAAGAAACAGTCCTCATATTTGAGTATCACCTCTGAAAGTTTGTGGTTTGACATCCAGGAAttttcaaaactcaaatatcag TTCGAGTTGCCAAAAGATGCAAGGCTGAGGGTGAGGAAAATTTCCGTACTACGAAATCTTTGCCAaaag GTCGGAATTACCCTTGCTGCTCACAAGTTTGATCTGGATTCCCCAACGCCTTTCCAAGTTGCAGATATATTGAATCTACAACCTGTGATGAAGCATTCCATTCCAGTTTGTTCAGAAGCCAAGGAACTCGTTGAGACAGGAAAGATTCAATTAGCAGAG GGAATGCTTAGCGAGGCATACACTCTATTTTCTGAGGCGTTTGCTATACTCCAGCAG GTTACTGGTCCGATGCATCGAGAGGTTGCTAATTGTTGCCG CTACTTGGCCATGGTTTTATATCACGCTGGAGATATGGCTGGAGCCATCATGCAACAGCACAAGGAACTAATTATTAATGAACGTTGCCTTGGACTGGACCATCCTGATACTGCTCACAG TTATGGGAATATGGCTCTGTTTTACCATGGTCTCAACCAGACAGAGCTTGCGTTGCGCCATATGTCAAGGGCATTGCTCCTCTTAGGTTTATCATCTGGCCCAGATCACCCTGACGTTGCTGCTACTTTTATAAATGTCGCAATGATGTATCAAGATATTGGAAAGATGGACACTGCCCTTCGATACTTGCAAGAAGCCTTAAAAAAGAATGAAAGACTGCTAGGAGAGGAGCATATTCAAACCGCTGTGTGTTATCATGCTTTGGCAATTGCATTTAACTGCATGGGTGCCTTCAAACTTTCTCACCAG CATGAAAAGAAAACATATGATATTCTTGTGAAACAACTTGGAGAGGACGACTCCAGAACACGGGATTCTCAGAACTGGATGAATACATTCAAGATGCGTGAGGCTCAG ATGACTGCACAAAAGCAGAAAGGTCAGGCTTTGAATGCTGCCTCTGCTCAAAAGGCTATTGATATTCTAAAG GCTCATCCAGACCTGATACACGCATTTCAAGCGGCTGCTGGTGGCAATGGTGCCGCTGCAAACAAATCATTCAACAGTGCCATCATCGGAGAAGCCCTCCCACGAGGCAGGGGTGTTGATGAAAGAGCAGCTCGAGCTGCTGCAGAAGCACGAAAGAAAGCAGCTGCCAGAGGTCTTTTGACTCGCCCTCATGGAGTTCCTGTCCAAGCTTTACCACCACTCAATCAGTTCCTCAACATTATAAATTCAGGGACGACCCCTGATGCTGTAGGCAATAATGCACCAGATGGGGAAAAGAAAGACGCCAACTCTAACGTTATAAACGGAAAGCCAGATTCCAAAGAGAATTTATTGAAACCAGGTCAACAAGACCAGGCTCCACCAGTTGGGTTAGGATCAGGGTTGGCTGCTTTGGATGCCAAGAAGCAGAAATCTAAAGCCAAAGCCTCATCTTGA
- the LOC140822094 gene encoding LOW QUALITY PROTEIN: O-fucosyltransferase 20-like (The sequence of the model RefSeq protein was modified relative to this genomic sequence to represent the inferred CDS: inserted 1 base in 1 codon) translates to MTVSKSNKKKKNQQSFISVPSQXINSISQSSLESLLRSPKKKQSFISKLGSLFKSPRFFLFLVSVLVFLWMLNIWFGFDPTMPLSPNPCAVFREKSPMVGVIFSSRLSMDGNVAEIDENGEFWKQPNGFGYRPCLEFSAGYRRESVEIVKERAKYLIVVVSGGMNQQRNQIVDAVVIARILGASLVVPILQVNVIWGDESEFSDIFDLDHFKSVLANDVRIVSSLPSTHLISRHVEEKRTPLHVSPEWIRSRYRRRLRRDGVLILRGLDSRLSKDLPPDLQKLRCKVAFHALRFASHISEIGNKLTDRMRSKGPYLALHLRMEKDVWVRTGCLPGLGQEYDEMINNERKTSPNLLTSRSNMTYQERKLLGLCPLNALEVARLLKALRAPKSTRIYWAGGIPLGGKQALLPLTTDFTHFYTKEDLSLPGELGAFANKASLMAAIDYIVSENSDVFMASHGGNMGHAIQGHRAYGGHKKTIIPNKRHMLRYFMNQSLPEAEFNKIVLNLHQDSFGQPELRTSKSGRDVTKYPIPECMCNGTDTNTSI, encoded by the exons ATGACTGTTTCAAAGAGtaacaagaagaagaagaaccaacAGAGTTTCATCTCTGTCCCGTCTC TTATCAACTCCATTTCACAGTCATCTCTCGAGTCATTGCTACGTTCTCCTAAGAAAAAGCAGAGTTTCATCTCCAAGCTCGGTAGTTTGTTCAAAAGTCCAagattttttcttttcttggtTTCTGTGCTTGTTTTTCTTTGGATGTTGAATATTTGGTTCGGTTTTGATCCCACAATGCCTCTTTCACCTAACCCTTGTGCTGTTTTCCGAGAGAAATCGCCAATGGTTGGTGTGATTTTCAGTTCTCGACTAAGTATGGATGGAAATGTGGCTGAAATTGATGAAAATGGTGAGTTTTGGAAGCAGCCTAATGGGTTTGGTTATAGGCCTTGTTTGGAATTTAGTGCAGGATACAGAAGAGAGAGTGTTGAGATTGTGAAGGAGAGAGCAAAGTATTTGATTGTGGTGGTTTCAGGTGGGATGAATCAGCAGAGGAATCAGATTGTTGATGCTGTTGTTATTGCAAGAATTCTTGGTGCATCTTTGGTTGTCCCCATTTTGCAAGTTAATGTAATTTGGGGTGACGAAAG TGAATTTTCTGATATATTTGACCTGGATCATTTCAAAAGTGTTTTGGCAAACGATGTTCGGATAGTTTCATCCTTACCGTCTACTCATTTGATATCAAGGCATGTGGAGGAGAAGCGTACTCCTCTTCACGTGTCACCGGAGTGGATTCGCTCACGTTACCGTAGACGA CTAAGGAGGGATGGGGTATTGATTTTACGTGGTCTTGACTCTAGGCTTTCTAAGGACCTTCCTCCTGATCTTCAAAAGCTACGCTGCAAG GTGGCATTTCATGCATTGAGATTTGCCTCACATATATCAGAAATTGGTAACAAGCTAACAGACAGAATGAGAAGCAAAGGACCATATCTCGCTCTTCATCTGCGAATGGAAAAGGATGTATGGGTAAGAACTGGGTGCCTCCCTGGACTGGGCCAAGAATATGATGAAATGATAAATAATGAGAGAAAAACGAGCCCAAATCTATTGACTTCAAGATCCAATATGACGTATCAAGAAAGAAAACTTTTAGGCCTCTGCCCCTTGAATGCATTAGAAGTAGCAAG ACTGCTTAAAGCTTTACGGGCGCCAAAAAGTACAAGAATCTACTGGGCCGGTGGGATTCCATTGGGAGGAAAACAAGCTTTACTCCCATTAACCACAGATTTTACTCATTTCTACACCAAGGAAGACCTTTCATTGCCAGGGGAGCTTGGAGCATTTGCGAACAAGGCATCTCTAATGGCTGCTATTGATTATATAGTGTCCGAAAATAGTGATGTATTCATGGCATCTCATGGTGGAAATATGGGCCATGCCATCCAG GGACATAGGGCATATGGAGGGCACAAAAAGACCATCATCCCAAACAAAAGACACATGCTTCGATACTTTATGAATCAATCTCTTCCTGAAGCCGAGTTCAATAAAATCGTACTAAACTTGCATCAAGATTCGTTCGGACAGCCTGAACTCAGGACGAGCAAATCCGGAAGGGACGTGACAAAGTATCCGATCCCCGAGTGTATGTGCAATGGTACGGATACAAACACGTCAATCTGA
- the LOC140822133 gene encoding polygalacturonase inhibitor 1-like encodes MIILPILFLILSTHYSSAELCHPKDKAALLAFKHSFSYPANPFATWDPIFDCCTWYGVQCDETTNYVTGLDIAPYEDLNGTIPSSLGDLQHLTVLRLHKIPNLVGEIPPKIGDLRNLRSLTISWTNISGPIPSFLANLKSLVLLDLSFNRLSGSIPPILTTLPYLRGFDFSRNQLTGPIPESFGHIPATAQFPVLDLSHNKLSGEIPASLANVNFSAVDISRNNLTGDASVFFGKGKATSTIDISRNNFEFDFSKVSFTESLDILDVSHNKIYGTIPEQITDAVFLQFLNVSYNRLCGKIPTGWKLKYRSESWDNTSFFHNRCLCGAPLDPCK; translated from the coding sequence ATGATAATATTACCAATTCTATTTCTTATATTATCCACACATTATTCTAGCGCAGAACTCTGTCACCCGAAAGACAAAGCTGCACTTCTTGCGTTCAAACACAGCTTCTCATATCCCGCAAACCCTTTCGCCACATGGGATCCCATATTCGATTGTTGCACGTGGTACGGTGTCCAGTGTGACGAAACCACGAACTATGTTACCGGCCTTGACATTGCACCTTACGAAGATCTCAATGGAACAATCCCTTCTTCTCTTGGGGATCTTCAACATTTGACTGTCCTCAGGCTGCACAAGATTCCGAATCTTGTTGGTGAGATCCCACCCAAGATTGGAGACTTGCGGAATTTAAGGTCTTTAACTATAAGTTGGACAAATATCTCAGGCCCTATACCTAGCTTTCTTGCAAACCTTAAAAGCCTGGTGCTTCTTGATCTCTCATTTAACCGTTTATCGGGCTCTATCCCGCCTATTCTTACGACGCTTCCGTATCTTAGGGGATTCGACTTTAGCAGAAACCAATTGACAGGGCCGATACCAGAATCTTTCGGTCACATACCGGCTACTGCTCAGTTTCCTGTTCTTGATCTGTCTCATAACAAGCTGTCGGGTGAAATTCCTGCTAGTTTAGCGAATGTGAACTTTTCTGCGGTCGACATTTCCAGAAACAATCTAACGGGTGATGCTTCGGTGTTCTTTGGCAAAGGAAAGGCCACGAGTACAATCGACATTTCGAGGAATAATTTCGAGTTCGATTTCTCGAAAGTGAGTTTCACTGAGTCGCTGGATATTCTCGATGTGTCCCATAATAAGATTTACGGGACGATTCCGGAACAGATTACTGATGCAGTGTTCTTGCAGTTCTTGAATGTAAGTTACAATAGATTGTGTGGGAAGATTCCGACGGGGTGGAAGCTAAAGTACAGATCAGAGAGTTGGGATAACACATCTTTCTTTCATAACCGATGCTTATGCGGGGCTCCATTGGATCCATGCAAATGA